Genomic window (Streptosporangium brasiliense):
CAACGCCGACCACCTCACGCTGTGGCGCTCGACCCTGGCCGCGGCGCGGTGACCGTCCGTCCGGCGGGGGCGTTCAGCGGGTCAGGGGCGAGCGGGAGCCGCGGGTGTCGGCTGTCTCATGTCGTGGCGCTCGACCCTGGCCGCGGCGCGGTGACCGTCCGTCCGGCGGGAGCGTCCAGCGGGTCAGGGGAGGGGAAGTCGCCGGTGTCGGCTGTCATGTCGTGGCGCTCGACCCTGACCGCGGCGCGATGACCGCCCATCCGGTGAGGGCCTCCAGCAGCCCCGGGGCGAGCGGGAGACGCCGGAGCTCCTCGTCGCTGAACCAGCGGGCCTCCGCGGCGTCGTCCCCGGCGGAGAGCGTGCCGCCGGAGACCTCGGCCAGGTAGTCGCGGATCTCGTAGACGAGGCCGCCGGGGCCGGGACGGTCGACGGTGCCGGCCAGGCGGCCCGCGGTGACCGTCAGGCCGGTCTCCTCCAGCACCTCGCGGGCCACCGCCTCGGCGTCCGACTCGCCGGGTTCGACCCGGCCGCCGGGGATCGACCAGAGACCTTCACTCGGGGGACGGCCCCGGCGGATGAGGAGCATCCGCTCGGAACCGTCGAAGATTATTGCTCCGACACAATTTACGCGCACATTGATAAGATTACGGCTCGATAACGCGGTCTGCCCTTGACGAATGGCCACTGACAAAGCACCGTGGGTAGGCGTGAGAGCCGCGCCTACCTGCCCACGGTGTTTCGGCCCGCTCCGTCCGCCGAGCGCTTGGTCGAGCGCCTGGCGATGTGGCCCGC
Coding sequences:
- a CDS encoding NUDIX hydrolase, translating into MAIRQGQTALSSRNLINVRVNCVGAIIFDGSERMLLIRRGRPPSEGLWSIPGGRVEPGESDAEAVAREVLEETGLTVTAGRLAGTVDRPGPGGLVYEIRDYLAEVSGGTLSAGDDAAEARWFSDEELRRLPLAPGLLEALTGWAVIAPRSGSSATT